Part of the Bubalus bubalis isolate 160015118507 breed Murrah chromosome 9, NDDB_SH_1, whole genome shotgun sequence genome is shown below.
tgtgaccccatgaactgtaggccaccaggctcctctgtccaaggaattctccaagcaagaatactggagtgggttgccattcccttttccaggagatcatctagacccagggattgaacccaggtctccctcattgagggcagattctttaccatctgagccaccagggaagcccatctgtgcATCATGTCCTTCTGGCCCACAAAGAGTCCAGGAGCGGTTTCCTCTGCTCACCTGGCAACCAAACGTTTATGCTTTTGCCTGCTGCACCCTGAGCTTGGAAGGGCAGGGGCGGCTGTAAACTTGAGATTCAGAGTCACCCTTTCCCGCCCCCCAACTTGTTATCATGGGAGATACTGAGTCCCGCAGATACAGTTTTCACACTATGGTGCTCTGAGCTGATTTGCAAGACCTCTCTCAGTATAGCCCCTCTTACTCCAAAGTCTATTTGGGCAGCTGccaggaatggggtgggggaggtaaaGAGGCTGTGGGGATTGGCTGGCTGGGCCGCCAAGCCCAGCCTCCCCTAGATCAGAGGTCAGGCCAGGGAGAGAGACCTTCTAGGAGCAGGGGCCAGGAAACCCTGTGACAGCAAGCCGTTCCTGACAGAGAGTGGTAGGTTGGGAGACAAGAGGTGGGCAGTGGGTTGGGTGGTGGTGCCATAGCTAGGGGTGGGGCAGACTGCCCTAGGCAGTGGTTCTAGGTAATAAACTGGCCTGGGAAATGAATAGATACCAGTGGGTAACGAATACACACACtctgtctgtgtgtatgtctttctatctctctctctttgtctcttcgTTGTCTTTCCTCTGAATTTCTCTGgttctccctttcctctcccagcctcagtctccctctctccctcttcctctaaatttctgtttctccctcccctctcccagcccctctccACCCGTCTCTGAGCCCATCTTGCCCGTCCCCATCAAtccccatccctgcccctcaCTCCCTTGCTCCTCTCCCTCTTTCCATCTCTGCCTCACAGCTCACCATCACTGTCTCTTCCTTCATCCTCAGGACTCACCCGGCACCCCATCTGACCACAGGATGCTGGAGCTGAACCTGTCCTGGCTGGGGCTCGGGCCGGTGGCAGCCTCCCCAtggctgctgctggtgctggttGGGGCCTCCTGGATCCTGGCCCACGTCCTGGCCTGGACTTACACCTTCTACAACAACTCTCGccaccttcagtgtttcccacaACCCCCCAAACGCAACTGGTTCTTGGGTCACATGGGCCAGGTGAGTGTGAGCAGCAGGACAGGTCTGGGGGATCAGGTTGAATGGACTTCATGAATAGGCCTCAGGGTTTGGGCTGGGGTCTAGGACAGCAGAGAAGCCAGGGAGGCCAGGGagccccctcttccctctctccctcattCTTCTGCTCTGCCGTCGAGACCTTCCCCACATCCTGTCTTTCCAGCCTTAGCCTGCTTTGGGGTCCATTTCCTGCCTGCCTTGCACACATTAGTGCACCTCAGAGGCAGGGCTGCACAGAACCTGGTCCCTTGGCCTCTCCAGTCTGCATGGTGGCCTTGAGACCTCCTCAAGGGTGCTGTCCAGGGTCTGCTCTGCATGTGGCCACTTTCCTGTGTCTTTTCATTCTGGGTTACAGCTTCCTTCTAGGAAACAGCTAtcacctccccatccccacctatGGCATACAGCTACCCACCCCATCCCTGTTCAGGgacccctccctcttctcttacTCCCCATCAACCAAGAGGTCCCACTAGTCCCCTCACCCCATCTGGATAAAGTTGGACaatcatttcctctttcagaagCCTTTTTAGACCTTCCTCTCCTCCACGCCTGCCCACCTTGTGCCCCAGACCTTGAACTTTCATTGGCCTTTCTCATGATAATTGAACAATGAATTGTCCATTTACTTATTAACCACCTCCCAATTTGATGATAGTTCTGGTGAGCAGACACTACAGTGCCAAGTGCGGGGCTGGCATATCCTGTAAGCATGCAAAATAAATGCTTGAGGACATAGGTAATGAACTTTCCATCACCTCCCTCGGTCAAAGTCAAATGAATGGGTTTCCAGCACCTTCTGCCTAGCAGCCCAGCTAAGAGATGAATGCAACTTTTCTTTCCTGCCTGGGATGAGAACTACAACTTGGGGGAGGACTTACTgcaattttattgtttattatggCAACATTCAGAAGGCAAATAGATTCTAAAGCCTGCAGGGAAGATTTCCCGAGATTCTGGGTCTTGAAAGGGTCTCGGCCAAGTCTGGATAAAGTAGGAATGTTACAAAGTCACTGCAGTTGTGCCGTCCCCTCTAATGGCTTGGTGGTGGGGTCTGGTCTTGGTCACTCTTCCTTTCTCTAGCCCCTctttctgtgtgacctcagaTAAGTGACTCTTCCTCTCTGAACCAATCTCAAGTGCTTTGAGTGCTCAGGTGGCCTTTGGGCAGAGGAAAGCAAGTCACAGAGGTGAAAGTGACTTATGCTCACTTGCCAAGAGCATCTGGAGGTATTTGTCAGACTTGAATGGGGCACCCAGACGGGGAGGATTCTGGGGGTTTCACCAGGAGACAACCCTCCCTTCTACCCTCTTTGGGGAACATGGCCTCTGTTTCTTCTGTGTAAATGGTACGCCCATAGGTTAGACAGGATGCAGAGCCCGGCCAGCAGAGATCAGAGCCGCTTTCCTGATGGTTAAGCAGATTCACATCTGTCCCTTGCAGTAGATCAGGACTGGAAGGTCTTAGGTCTGCAGACCCTTCAGCATGCCAGGAACTGGAGGCTATGTAGATGGAACAGACTATGAAATAAAGTGAGAACAAACCCAGGGAGGAGTCCTGAGGCCACCCTGCTATCCACAAACCTCCCCGGTGGGCATCTCCTTCTATGGCCACCCCTTGGGGCTGAAATCACTCCTAGGTCAAGAAAAACTTGCCTTCTCAAGCCAAGATCAGCCTTCCTGTGGGCAGAGAGCCTGTTTTTTTCCTGTGCTCTGGGGTATATCCTTGGGACTTGGAGATGCTCCAGGACCCTCTCTCCcccagagggaaggaggaagcagaAGTTCCCTCCATTTGTGCAGAATCCCACACACTGtccactgtggtggcttctttagAAGAGTGATGGCCCTTACCTTGCTTGCAGTACCCCCCCACGGAGAAGGGCTTGCAGGACTTCACCCAGCTGGTAGCCAACTACCCCCAGGGATTTAGGATCTGCCTTGGCCCTGCCATTCCCATCATCATTTTCTGCCACCCTGACATGATCCGGACCGTCGCCAATGCCTCAGGTACCCATGCAGAGCTTGTGATGGTGGGTACCATGACACACCTCTGGGCTTCCAGCTCCTCCCTGCCAAGCTTCTATGTGACCCCTACCAACCCCCCTCCACTTCCCCTTGTCTGTCTCAgccatctttctctttccttcaaatATTCACCAATACCATTCTCGctgcctcttccctcctcccaaaGCTGTCTCTACCCAACCCTGGTGTTCTGGGTGAAGGACAGCCTTAGTCTTGAGATCACATATCTGGTGTGGTAGGTCAGGACCTGGCCAGAGGAAGATGTTGGGCTGTGACAATGCAGAGAAGAAGCAAGGCTCTCTGCTGGGGCATGCtggaagtcttcctggaggaggagttTCTGGAACTGGGTCTGGAGTGATGAGCAGAAATTTTTTCAAGCAAAGAGTAGAGGGATGTTATAAGCATCCATGACCTCCCAGACCCCTTTCCAGGTCTGGCCTCATCCTACCCATCCCCTGTCCGAGAGCAATGAAGGCTTCTAGCTGGTGCAGGATCCAGGTTGCTATTTCCATGACATCTACCTCTCTGAAGGGTCGGTTTCTTTGACCCAATCCTGGGACTTGACCACTTCCAGTTCAGTGCCCTCCTTCTCCAGTCCCCAGGAATTTTCCTGAGGAGACTCTACCACACCCTGGCTCCCTTCCTTTGTCCTCTGCCCCTCCCACTCTTCGACAGTCCAAGCAAGCAAGGGGGACAGGCAGCATGTGGCAGAAACCTTGGCTCTGACACCAGAATGCTGGGTGAGCCTTGGAAGCATCCTGACTGCCTCTGGCTGCTGAAGTTGTCTTTCATTGTTAGTAGTGGGGAAAAAACCACCCTACTATGAACTTTGCCAAGAAATCAGTTGACTTTGAAGTCACCCTCCTTGAGGGTATATTCAGGCCTAGCTGGGCTCCACATACTAAATAATGTCATCAGACATCTGTCTTCATCATTTAGTCCCGAGTTCATCTATGATGGCTTCCCTCTCATCCTGGTTAAGATTAAGCCCAGAAGCTCAATCCCCACAGAAAAGTCAGCTCATTCACAACATTTCTTGGAAAATGATAGGATTTCCTTTAATTTCCCTTGCCAGATTCATAGGACCAGTTCCTGCATCCACAAGCCTCTGAGTGCCTGGTCTTGGAGGCACAGGGTCCTCTGAGCTATTGTTTTGGGGTTCAGAGCAGTTTAATGGCTAAGAACTCAAGCTCTGTATTTGGACAGACTTGGACTTCCACCTCAGGCTTACTGTCTATGAGAATGTCGGCAAATTATTATGTAGAGCCAGAATTTCCTCACCTGGAATATGGGGACGGAAGAGAAGTTGCATGAAAATGGTGTTTGGGGTCCaaacagggaagtcccctttctaTCATGTATCCTTGCaagcatgctgagttgcttcagtcatatccaactctgtgtgaccccatggactgtagcccaccatgcttctctgtctgtgggattctccaggcaagagcactggagtggggttccatgccctcctccagaggatcttcctgacccagggatcgaacccctatctcttacatgtcctgcattggcaggcaggtgctttaccactagcaccacctgggaagcccattctgtaCCCAACAGATCCCAGTTCATAAAAGGTGCAGGAGGGACCCTGGGAAGAGACTGAGAACAGAGAAGCAGCTGCTAGAGGTGATCCATGGGTGCAGGTGTCAATCACTGCCTTGCCAGTCCTTGCCTCTGGCAGCCTAGAAGATTGTGAATTGGGTCCTTTTTGTTCCTTTACAGATTTGGAGCTAAGAGGAAGGTCTCCTGTACACACAGGGCCTGACCAGCACCTATGGGGATGTGTACTGCTAGGGGGTCGGGTCCTGGAATGTGATCACCCGCACCTTCCACCCCACCTGCATCAAGCCTGTGCTCTTTGCTCCAGGTAGATGCCTCCCTGGCCACAGCTTGCTTGCTGCCATGGCCAAAGTGTTGCTTTCAGGTGTGTGGGTGACCAGGGTGCAGGCAGAGGGGGGCATGGCAGAGATACCAATGTCTCTCTCTCACCTGGACCCCTCATCTGCCTGACCTCCAGACATGTCTACTCATGCCTAGGGCATGTCTGTGTGATGTGGGATGCGTGGCCATGTCTGGTCGGGTTTATGTTTCTCCCTGGACTCTGGTTACAGCTGGCATATGTTATACTGGTGACACTTGATATATGTTTACACCTGAGGTCAGAGATTCATATCTGAGGTTCAGCTGTGGCCAAAGATATCTGAGGCATATTAGGGCCTGACTGGTTCTTCTCTGAGATTGTCTGATTCTCCTGCTGGTCATGTTTGGGCCACATTTGGGGTCTGTCTGTGGTCTGGGACTCAGGGTCACTCTGAGAAATGCTTGAGACCTTGTGTGAGTCTTGTCTGATGCAGGTTTTAGGGTATGCTTGGGTCCCCTGGTTCAGGTCATCAGTATATTCAAGTCCTGTCTGGAGCCTGCCTGGGGCACACTGAGGTCAGGTCAGATGGTCTTCAGGTCCATGGCAGAGCTGTTGGGTCCTATCAGGTTGTGTCATTCATGTTGGGGCCATGTCAGGACATGTTAACACATGTGGCCATGTCAGATGTCTCAGGAGAGGTCAATACTGGGGCAGATGTGGTGTCCTTGGTCCCCATAATGATGTTTTGTAGAGTTCTGGGTTATGCCTGTGTCTTCATAACCTGTTGGACTATGTAGGAGCCGTGTCAGGGAATGTTGGGGCATGTTGTGTCATGTTGGGGTGTGTCTAAACACACAGAGTTGTGTCTATGGACTCTGCTTTGCTCTTTTCTGCTCTGAAGCCTGGTCTGGTCCCTGCCTTCTGTCACCTGTCCACCTGGCTTCTGGCTTCCTATGCTCTTGATCCCATTCCTGCTATGGAGGGCTCAGAGCGAGAATGCAGATTCCTGGCTGGGATCCTCTATTCCACACAAAAGAtcgtcccctccccctctccctggcCCCTGATGGTCCTCCTTCATGTCAGCTGCTGCTGCACCCAAGGATGTGATCTTCTATGACTTTCTGAAGCCCTGGCTGGGTGAGTAACTGTTTGTAAAGGGGGTTAGGGATGACCCTGGGGACCCAGGAGAAGGTCTTCCTTTGCCCACTCCCCGTGGCTGTCTCTGCTAGGGGATGGGCTTCTGCTGAGTGCTGGTGACAAGTGGAGCAGACACCGTCGCATGCTGACACCCGCCTTCCACTTCAACATCCTGAAGCCCTATATGAAGATTTTCACCAAGAGCGCAGACATCATGCATGTGAGTCTCTTGAACCCAGGGTCCCAGCTGGATTCTTGGGGATAATGGGGACTCAGAGATTCATTTTGGAATTCTGCCTCTTCTGGGCAGCTTGAGTCCATtgttctttctgagcctcagtttcttcagctgtaaAAATGAGTACACTGTGATCCTTGCTTTGCAGGGTGTTGAGACATATGGAGCCATgtctctggcacatagtaggttttAGTTTCTCTGTTTCCATTAGGGAAGCCTTGAAATCTTGGAACATGTTTGGTGATAATGAGGCACACTGTGTAGTGGTTATTCCCAAGTAACAACTTCGAAACAATAAGAGTTTAGTATTGACAACAGGACTGTAAGTCAGTTGGCTGGTCCTTGTGGAGGTGGATGGGGCCGCCCATGTATGTGTGATCAGCTGTGGGTTAGATAGGAAGCTTTGCTGAGCCGAAGTTCTGTGCTCTGTCACATTAAGGGCTTGGCTGACTGCAATTTGATCTAGGACGACCTCGCCTGGGGCAAATGGACTTCCTTTCATGACTGTCTTCCTTTAGAAGGTATCTGAGGCTTGTTCACATCACAGAAGCAGGGTTCCCTCAGATTGAGGGGAACTACAATGTCCCTTGGGATCTAGGTTTGGGATGAGCATCTCATCATTTTCAGCATGGTCTACTGGCCAAAACAAGTCTAGGAGCAGGTCATAAATGAAAGATGGTGAAATAGGCTCCATCTCATAATAGAAGCTTCTGAAAAATTACATTGCAAAGGCTTGGGATATATACATAGGGAAATGAAGGACTAGAAGGCAGGCTTCTGTGAAGCTCTTGGGATTTTTCCTACAAAGAGGTTTCAAGTGAGCTTGCTACTGTTTCATGGATTCTGCCAGAATACATGAGatcctgggtcagagacaaaggacagTTTCTTACATTTGGCACAGCAAACAGCATGTGCTTCTAGTTGGTCGCATTCTTTCTCCATGTCACCAAATCCCATGCAGATGCCACAAGTGGACTTCAATTACTGCCTGCTCAAGCAGCATGTTGTATTACTGGGAGTAGGAGTATAGGTTTAGGGACTCTATGAATTTTATAGAATTAGAAGCAAGCTTGATATTTGTCCAGGGGGAGACATAACCTCACCCCTCAAGGTTGTTGCCTATAAATATAACTCTGCAAAATGGTTAAGGTAAAGCATGTAGAGgtcttgcaatttttttttttttttttttttgcatacccAACATTAAAGGGCAGGGTTACTCAGAGCTCATGTAAGACTACTTCTTTCAACATAGGGGACATTTTCTtaatcaatttataaaaataagcagGAAGAAAGTTAACATTTGCTGTGTACCTACTTTATGCATTAATGTTACCACAGGATACAAAGATGTAggaagcagagccaggatttaaaaaacccagatctcctgactCCTAGCCATGGGGACTTAACGTCCTAACAGTAACAACTTTCACTCCCACCCAAGCCTGGTTCTTCCTGAAAAGGGGATCCCAGGCCCAGGATGCAGGATCTGGGGGAGTCCATCCAAGTGGTTCAGACTGAGGAGAGGCTCAGAGGAACCAGCTTTCTGCCCTaatgctgttcccttctctgttCAGGCCAAGTGGCAGCGTCTGATCACAGAAGGCCACACCCATCTGGACATGTTTGAACACATCAGCCTCATGACCCTGGACAGTCTGCAGAAATGCGTCTTCAGTTATGACAGCAATTGCCAAGAGTGAGTCTTGGCCAAGGGCCTGGGAACAAGAGACATAGACCCAAAGGAGCAGATGAGGGAGGGGAGACTGGCTAGGACAATCAGaagggacttcctggaggaggtgggtcAGAGCTGGACATTGaacaaaaggaagggaaaggagaaggaggtatccttttatttttttttttcgcttttaaaatataaatttatttatttttttttaattttattttatttttaaactttacataattgtattagttttgccaaatatcaaaatgaatccgccacaggtatacatgtgttaatataaatttatttattttaattggaggctaattactttacaatattttagtggttttgccatacattgccatgagtctgccatgggtgtacatgtccccattctgaacctccctcccatctccctccccatcccatccctctgggtcatcacagtgtACCAGGCCCAGGCATCCTGTatcatgtatcgaacctggactggtgattcatttcacatatgataatatacatgtttcaatgccattcttccatttcatcccaccctcgccctctcccacagagtccaaaagactattttatacatctgtgtcccttttgctgtctcacatacagggttatcattaccatctttctaaattccatgtatatgcgttattgtactgtattggtgtttctctttctggcttgcttcactctgtataataggctccagtttcatccacctcattagaactgattcaaatgcattctttttaatggctgagtaatattccattgtgtatatgtaccacagctttcttatccattcatatgctgatggacattctaggttgcttccgtgtcctggctattataaactgtgctgtgatgaacatttaggtacacgtgtctctttcaattctagtttcctcggtgtgtatgcccagcagtgggattgctgggtcatatggcagttctatttctagttttttaaggaatctccacactgttctccagagtggctgtactagtttgcattcccaccaacagagtaagagagttcccttttctccacaccctcttcagcatttattgcttgtagacttttggatagcagccattctgactggcatgaaatggtggttttgatttgtggttttgatttgcatttgcattgtggttttgatttgcatttctctgataatgattgatgttgagaatcttttcatgtgtttgttagccatctgtatgtcttctttggagaaatatctgtttagttctttggcccattttttgattgggtcatttatttttctggaattgagctgtaggagttgcttgtatgtttttaagattaattctttgtcagttgcttcatttgctattattttctcccattctgaaggctgtcttttcaccttgcttatagtttcctttgttgtgagaagcttttaattttaattaggtcccatttgtttatttttgcttttatttccaatattccaggaggtgggtcatagaggatcctgctgtgatttatgttgaagAGTGTTtagcttatgttttcctctaggagttttgtagctTCCcatcttatgtttagatctttaatccattttgagtttatttttgtgtatggtgttagaaagtgttctagtttcattcttttacaagcggttgaccagttttcccagcaccacttgttaaagagattgtcttttctccattgtttgttgcctttgtcaaagataaggtgtccatcagatcagatcagatcagatcagtcgctcagagatcagatcagatcagtcgctcagtcatgtccgactctttgcgactccatgaatcgcagcatgccaggcctccctgtccatcaccaactcccggagttcactgagactcacgtccatcgagtcagtgatgccatccagccatctcatcctctgtcgtccccttctcctcttgcccccaatccctccataggtgcgtgggtttatctctgggctttctattttgttccattgatctatatttctgtctttgtgccagcaccatactgtcttgatgactgtggctttgtagtagagcctgaagttaggcaggttgattcttccagttccattcttctttctcaagattgctttggctattagaggttttttgtatttctatacaaattgtgaaattatttgttctagttctgtgaaaaataccattgttagcttgatagggattgcattgaatctatagattgctttgggtagtatactcattttcactatattgattcttctgatccatgaacatggtatatttttccatctatttgtgtcctctttgatttctttcaccagtgttttatagttttctatatataggtctttttttttctttaggtagatatatacttaagtgttttattcttttcattgcaacagtgaatggaattgtttccttaatttctctattttctcattattagtgtatagaaatgcaagggatttctgtgtgttgattttatatcctgcaactttactatattcattgattagctctagtaattttctggtggagtctttcgggttttctatatagaggatcatgtcatctgcaaacagtgagagttttacttcttcttttccaatctggattccttttatttccttttctactctgattgctgtggccaaaacttccaaaactatgttgaatagtagtggtgagagtgggcatccttgttttattcctgactttaggggaaatgctttcaatttttcaccattgaggataatgtttgctgtgggtttgtcatatatagcttttattattttgaggtatgctaatgctatgctaagtcacctcagtcgtgtccgactctgtgcgaccccatagatggcagcccaccaggctcccctgtccctgggattcttcaggcaagaacactggagtgggttgccatttccttctccaatgcatgaaagtgaaaagtgaaagtgaagtcactcagccgtgtctgactctttgtgaccccatggactgcagcctaccagtctcctccatccatgggattttccaggcaagaggctGGAGTCGGGTACCATTgcctattcctgctttctggagggtttttaaatcataaatggatgatgaattttgtcaaaggttttctctgcatctattgagataatcatatggtttttatctttaaatttcttaatgtggtgtattacattgattaatttgtggatattgaagaatccttgcatccctgagataaagcccacttggtcgtgatgtatgatttttttttttttgctagtggttctctatttatttatagtattttgCTCCCACCAATCCCACAAACTACATATTTGATAATAAATGAACATGgagatctttttaatgtgttgttggattctgtttgctagaattttgttaaggatttttgcatctatgttcatcagtgatattggcctgtagttttcttttttgtggcatctttgtctgatttttggtattagggtgatggtggcctcacagaatgagtttggaagtttaccttcctctgcaattttctggacgagtttgagtaggataggtgttagctcttctttaaatttttggtagaattcagcagtgaagccgtctggtcctgggctttcatttgctggaagatttctgattacagtttcaatttccatgcttgtgacgggtctgttaaaattttctatttcttcctggttcagttttggaaagttgtacttttataagattttttccatttcttccaagttgtccattttattggcatatagttgctgatagtagtctcttatgatcctttgtatttccgtgttgtc
Proteins encoded:
- the LOC102411985 gene encoding cytochrome P450 4F2 isoform X5; protein product: MNRYQWVTNTHTLSDSPGTPSDHRMLELNLSWLGLGPVAASPWLLLVLVGASWILAHVLAWTYTFYNNSRHLQCFPQPPKRNWFLGHMGQYPPTEKGLQDFTQLVANYPQGFRICLGPAIPIIIFCHPDMIRTVANASAAAAPKDVIFYDFLKPWLGDGLLLSAGDKWSRHRRMLTPAFHFNILKPYMKIFTKSADIMHAKWQRLITEGHTHLDMFEHISLMTLDSLQKCVFSYDSNCQEKPSEYITTILELSALVAKRNQQIFLHMDFLYFLTPNGRRFRRACRLVHDFTDAVIQERRHTLPSEGTDDFLKAKAKTKTLDFIDVLLLTKDEDGKGLSDEDIRAEADTFMFEGHDTTASGLSWILYNLAKHPEYQERCRQEVQDLLRDRESKEIEWDDLAQLPFLTMCIKESLRLHPPVSVISRRYAQDTLLPDGRVIPKGTASGRHLP
- the LOC102411985 gene encoding cytochrome P450 4F2 isoform X6; the protein is MNRYQWVTNTHTLSDSPGTPSDHRMLELNLSWLGLGPVAASPWLLLVLVGASWILAHVLAWTYTFYNNSRHLQCFPQPPKRNWFLGHMGQYPPTEKGLQDFTQLVANYPQGFRICLGPAIPIIIFCHPDMIRTVANASAAAAPKDVIFYDFLKPWLGDGLLLSAGDKWSRHRRMLTPAFHFNILKPYMKIFTKSADIMHAKWQRLITEGHTHLDMFEHISLMTLDSLQKCVFSYDSNCQEKPSEYITTILELSALVAKRNQQIFLHMDFLYFLTPNGRRFRRACRLVHDFTDAVIQERRHTLPSEGTDDFLKAKAKTKTLDFIDVLLLTKDEDGKGLSDEDIRAEADTFMFEGHDTTASGLSWILYNLAKHPEYQERCRQEVQDLLRDRESKEIEWSMTPSASSQKTSRGGHLWLLFPSQWVPGTASGRHLP